A genomic region of Nymphaea colorata isolate Beijing-Zhang1983 chromosome 2, ASM883128v2, whole genome shotgun sequence contains the following coding sequences:
- the LOC116249020 gene encoding uncharacterized protein LOC116249020, producing MPTFTSIALDRLLELDTTTTNNNRGSPKKNQAPPSRPPVPIKAERRPIPLPPRRKVASATAFPSPALYKTPETTPVPDSPSSFPPSPYVVNHKRRGPRLLKAQKNDVDRVGTPGVADSAESKDSRGVGGDPLKGLDQGANLDDTSDAGPAVVNFCDDRGKMVNGHLGCLASDSERANGFSDNAVESRNSVSGSGDVREEGGGAADALQKFQTSMNGEFFDAYEELSSDGASTPVPSFFDLDKELREIRINLLTEIERRKQAEEALSHMKSQWARVAEQFSLAGITFPAASATVDESGGLEDLGPIENLHNQIFVARFVSNLIGRGCARAEIEQEMESRIESKNFEISRLKDRIQYYEAVNHEMSQRNQEALEMARRERHRRKRRQRWIWGLIGVAVSVGTAGLALNSFTSSNGNLRFMPTFDTLDSALEKEEGA from the exons ATGCCCACTTTCACTTCCATTGCCCTCGACAGGCTTCTGGAGCTcgacaccaccaccaccaacaacaacaGGGGCAGCCCGAAGAAGAACCAAGCGCCCCCGTCAAGGCCCCCTGTTCCGATAAAGGCGGAGAGGAGGCCGATTCCCCTGCCACCTCGACGGAAGGTAGCATCCGCCACCGCCTTCCCTTCCCCTGCTCTTTACAAGACCCCTGAGACCACCCCCGTCCCGGACTCCCCTTCTTCGTTCCCTCCCTCCCCTTACGTCGTCAATCATAAGAGACGCGGTCCTCGCCTCCTCAAGGCACAAAAGAATGACGTTGATCGCGTGGGCACCCCCGGGGTGGCGGACAGCGCCGAATCGAAGGACTCGCGTGGGGTTGGTGGAGATCCCCTGAAGGGGTTGGACCAAGGCGCTAATCTTGATGATACTTCCGACGCTGGTCCTGCCGTTGTGAACTTCTGCGATGACCGGGGGAAAATGGTTAATGGGCACCTTGGGTGTCTGGCCTCCGATTCGGAACGAGCCAATGGGTTTTCTGATAATGCTGTGGAATCTCGTAATTCGGTTTCTGGTTCAGGAGATGTGCGGGAAGAGGGTGGTGGTGCAGCCGATGCGTTGCAGAAGTTTCAGACGTCTATGAACGGCGAATTCTTCGATGCTTACGAAG AGCTCTCCAGTGATGGTGCGTCCACGCCGGTGCCAAGTTTCTTTGATCTGGATAAAGAACTACGAGAGATACGAATAAATCTGTTGACGGAAATTGAGAGACGGAAACAGGCTGAGGAGGCTCTTAGTCATATGAAAAGCCAATGGGCCAGGGTTGCTGAGCAATTTTCACTTGCAGGGATTACATTTCCTGCAGCTTCAGCCACCGTTGATGAAAGTGGTGGGCTTGAGGACCTTGGTCCTATTGAAAACCTTCATAACCAGATCTTTGTAGCAAGATTTGTATCAAATTTGATCGGAAGGGGCTGTGCTCGTGCTGAAATAGAGCAGGAAATGGAATCTCGAATTGAATCTAAGAATTTTGAGATCAGTAGACTAAAGGATAGGATTCAATATTATGAAGCTGTGAATCACGAGATGTCTCAAAGGAATCAGGAGGCTCTAG AGATGGCCCGGCGAGAGCGGCACAGAAGGAAGCGTAGGCAAAGGTGGATTTGGGGTTTGATAGGCGTTGCTGTTTCAGTGGGCACCGCAGGTCTTGCCTTGAACTCTTTCACTAGTAGCAATGGGAATTTGAGATTCATGCCAACCTTTGACACTCTTGATAGTGCACTAGAGAAGGAGGAGGGTGCTTGA
- the LOC116247687 gene encoding GTPase ERA1, chloroplastic, producing the protein MELTLPTCAPPPRPPPGLSPCPCTTHFLISVGGESTRRHLRACSRLNSSFPCAIPSRLRTNVLGRREEVVNGDAEDVADESGGALDAASFLSLNDKPRRDLALLDDYEAEELDLRPDPNHRSGYVAVLGKPNVGKSTLSNQMVGQKLSIVTDKPQTTRHRILGICSADDYQMILYDTPGVIGKKMHKLDAMMMKNVRSAAINADCVLVVVDACKMPEKIDQVLEEGIGSNQEEIPTLLVLNKKDLIKPGEIAKRLEWYQKYTNVDDVIPVSAKYGHGVDDVKDWILSKLPFGPAYYPKDIASEHPERFFVAEIVREKIFMQYRDEVPYACQVNVVNYITRPTSKDFIEVEIVVEKDSQKIILIGKQGKALKLLATAARLDIEDFLQKKVFLEVEVKVKGNWRQDEGLLKDYGYGGQIRGWY; encoded by the exons ATGGAGCTTACTCTCCCCACTTGTGCTCCGCCACCACGACCGCCACCAGGATTGTCCCCTTGCCCCTGCACCACTCACTTTCTCATCTCCGTCGGCGGAGAGTCGACTAGAAGACACCTGCGCGCTTGCTCCCGTCTCAACTCATCGTTCCCTTGTGCAATTCCCTCGAGGTTGCGGACCAACGTTCTGGGTAGGCGGGAGGAGGTGGTGAATGGTGATGCGGAGGACGTGGCGGATGAGAGTGGTGGTGCTCTGGATGCCGCCTCTTTCCTGTCCCTGAATGACAAGCCGAGGAGAGACCTGGCACTGCTTGACGATTACGAGGCTGAAGAGCTCGACCTCCGCCCCGACCCCAACCACCGAagcg GATATGTTGCTGTGCTAGGTAAGCCGAATGTTGGGAAGAGCACTCTTTCAAACCAGATGGTAGGCCAGAAGCTCTCTATAGTTACTGATAAACCTCAAACCACGCGTCATCGGATCCTCGGGATTTGTTCAGCCGATGATTACCAA ATGATACTCTATGATACGCCGGGGGTTATTggaaagaaaatgcataaaCTTGATGCAATGATGATGAAGAACGTCCGGAGCGCTGCAATCAATGCAGACTGTGTGTTGGTAGTAGTTGACGCCTGTAAGATGCCTGAGAAG ATCGATCAAGTATTGGAAGAAGGTATAGGATCTAACCAGGAAGAAATTCCAACCCTTCTGGTGCTGAACAAGAAGGATTTGATAAAACCTGGTGAAATTGCGAAGAGGCTTGAG TGGTATCAGAAATACACTAATGTTGATGATGTCATACCTGTGAGTGCAAAATATGGTCATGGAGTAGATGATGTGAAGGATTGGATTTTATCAAAACTCCCGTTTGGCCCTGCTTATTATCCTAAA GATATTGCTAGTGAGCACCCTGAAAGATTCTTTGTAGCTGAAATTGTAAGAGAGAAGATCTTCATGCAGTATCGGGATGAGGTGCCATATGCATGTCAG GTCAATGTTGTAAACTATATTACAAGGCCGACATCAAAAGATTTTATTGAGGTTGAGATAGTAGTTGAGAAAGATTCCCAAAAGATAATCTTAATTGGAAAG CAAGGCAAAGCCCTCAAACTTTTAGCTACGGCTGCACGCCTTGATATTGAagattttcttcaaaagaaggTCTTTCTGGAG GTGGAAGTGAAGGTAAAGGGCAACTGGAGGCAGGACGAAGGTCTACTTAAAGACTACGGCTATGGTGGTCAGATACGTGGCTGGTACTAA